In a single window of the Nocardiopsis composta genome:
- a CDS encoding DUF2537 domain-containing protein, with protein sequence MAGPDTPAPRSAPAPGRRPLGAVLVPVAATLLTLLTLPALALGALFGTEPPECFMTLTDTAQAQCEAALRAGHDLTPAVLSGVLAVVQFGAFAAVWALRRRTMPRWTLLGVVAAIVLLFFLLLPAPSALNPSRPPPPAHLEARP encoded by the coding sequence ATGGCCGGCCCCGACACCCCCGCGCCCCGCTCCGCTCCGGCGCCCGGACGGCGGCCGCTCGGCGCCGTCCTGGTACCGGTCGCGGCGACCCTGCTCACCCTGCTGACGCTGCCCGCTCTGGCGCTCGGCGCGCTGTTCGGCACCGAACCGCCGGAATGCTTCATGACGCTGACCGACACCGCCCAGGCGCAGTGCGAGGCCGCGCTCCGCGCCGGGCACGACCTGACCCCGGCGGTCCTCTCCGGGGTGCTGGCGGTGGTGCAGTTCGGGGCCTTCGCCGCCGTGTGGGCGCTGCGCCGGCGGACGATGCCGCGCTGGACGCTGCTGGGGGTGGTCGCCGCGATCGTGCTGCTCTTCTTCCTGCTCCTTCCTGCTCCCTCTGCCCTGAACCCGTCCCGTCCGCCTCCGCCCGCGCACCTGGAAGCCCGCCCATGA
- a CDS encoding AbgT family transporter — protein MSRPVPPESGGPTAAPDVPLPRIIRAMAVIERVGNALPHPFWLFWILAAILAGTSAVLAALGASVVSPSDGETVVVRSLLSGEGLAMAVSTMIDNFAAFPPMATIVAVIMGVAVAERSGFLSALMRVCVSRVPTGWVVFAVAFAGTAAHVASAAAYIILVPLGGLAFRAVGRSPILGVVVAYTSIASGYDASPIPTPNDAIFAGITTAAAQIVDPGAYVSPLSNWFFNIASSVVLAAVITLITVFVLEKRPDLDPDPDVDLENIGTLTLSAAERSALRRAVLALAAALAVLAAIVAPAGSPLRGEDGGLAESPLLTGIGAVVALLFGLVGMVYGHRAGTIERPGDVPGLMVQGVKQMAPVLVLFFAIAQFLAYFDWTHIGDVLSVRAAEALETSGIPVVVLFLFILVLLSVINIIVTSGSAMWAICAPVLVPMLMLIDVPAETTQALFRIADSGSTAITPMSPYFVMALGFLQQYRKNAGIGTLASYTLPLAIGMTAVWTVLFLAWWALGIPLGPGAPVR, from the coding sequence ATGTCCCGACCAGTACCCCCGGAGTCCGGCGGCCCGACCGCCGCACCGGACGTCCCGCTGCCCCGGATCATCCGCGCCATGGCGGTGATCGAGCGGGTCGGCAACGCGCTGCCGCACCCCTTCTGGCTGTTCTGGATCCTCGCCGCGATCCTCGCCGGCACCAGCGCCGTGCTGGCCGCCCTCGGCGCCTCCGTCGTCTCGCCGAGCGACGGGGAGACGGTGGTGGTGCGCAGCCTGCTCAGCGGCGAAGGCCTGGCGATGGCCGTGTCCACGATGATCGACAACTTCGCCGCGTTCCCGCCGATGGCCACCATCGTCGCGGTGATCATGGGGGTGGCGGTCGCCGAGCGCAGCGGCTTCCTCTCCGCCCTGATGCGGGTCTGCGTCTCGCGGGTGCCCACCGGCTGGGTGGTGTTCGCGGTCGCCTTCGCCGGCACCGCGGCGCACGTGGCCTCGGCCGCGGCCTACATCATCCTCGTCCCACTGGGCGGCCTGGCGTTCCGCGCCGTCGGCCGCTCGCCGATCCTCGGCGTCGTCGTCGCCTACACTTCCATCGCCTCCGGCTACGACGCCAGCCCGATCCCCACGCCCAACGACGCGATCTTCGCGGGCATCACCACCGCGGCGGCGCAGATCGTCGACCCCGGGGCCTACGTATCGCCGCTGAGCAACTGGTTCTTCAACATCGCCTCCTCGGTGGTGCTGGCCGCGGTGATCACCCTGATCACCGTCTTCGTCCTGGAGAAGCGGCCCGACCTGGACCCCGACCCCGACGTCGACCTGGAGAACATCGGCACGCTGACGCTGAGCGCCGCCGAGCGCTCCGCGCTGCGCCGCGCGGTGCTGGCGCTGGCCGCGGCGCTGGCGGTGCTGGCCGCGATCGTCGCCCCGGCCGGCTCCCCGCTGCGCGGCGAGGACGGCGGACTGGCCGAGTCTCCGCTGCTGACCGGGATCGGCGCGGTGGTGGCCCTGCTGTTCGGCCTGGTCGGCATGGTCTACGGGCACCGGGCCGGCACCATCGAGCGGCCCGGCGACGTCCCGGGGCTGATGGTGCAGGGCGTCAAGCAGATGGCGCCGGTACTGGTGCTGTTCTTCGCCATCGCCCAGTTCCTGGCCTACTTCGACTGGACGCACATCGGCGACGTGCTGTCGGTGCGCGCCGCCGAGGCCCTGGAGACCAGCGGCATCCCGGTGGTGGTGCTCTTCCTGTTCATCCTGGTGCTGCTGAGCGTCATCAACATCATCGTCACCAGCGGGTCGGCGATGTGGGCGATCTGCGCGCCGGTCCTGGTGCCGATGCTCATGCTGATCGACGTCCCGGCGGAGACCACCCAGGCGCTGTTCCGGATCGCCGACTCCGGCTCGACGGCGATCACCCCGATGAGCCCCTACTTCGTGATGGCGCTCGGCTTTTTGCAGCAGTACCGGAAGAACGCCGGGATCGGCACCCTGGCCTCCTACACCCTGCCGCTGGCCATCGGCATGACCGCGGTGTGGACGGTGCTCTTCCTGGCCTGGTGGGCCCTGGGCATCCCGCTGGGTCCCGGCGCCCCGGTCCGCTGA